DNA from Gloeocapsa sp. DLM2.Bin57:
CTCCTGTAGGGGACAATTTTGAGGGAGATTAGGGATAAAGAGAGTTTCTCCCACGTATAATAAATCTGTTCTGTTTTGAATTAAGGGATTAGCGGTAGCGATTAACTCCCAATTATCGAGATTAGCGTAAAATTTTTGGGCGATTAGGGAGAGAGAATCACCGAAAGTAACGGTATAGTAGAAACCTCCGCAATTATCTGATTGTGGGGGGGATGATTCCACGATGATAGTTTCAGGAGGGGGGAGAATTTCCGATTGATTAACTTGAGGTTGATAACGAGGTAACCAAAACAGACTCCCTAGGAGTAAACCTAGGGTAAGTAGGGGTAATAAGATTAACCAGGGCAATAATAATCTTAGAGATTGGGTAGGTTTTACCTCGGGTAATTCTGCTAACATGCGCAGGGTAGTTAAATCGGTTTCGCAATTGGGACAAATATTGCTTTCGATGGAAGTGCGATCGCATACGGGACAATTTAAGAGGATAGTCATAGGGGAGAGGGGGAGAGTGGGAGACGGGGAGAGTGGGGAGATGGGGAGACGGGGGAGTATGATATATCGGA
Protein-coding regions in this window:
- a CDS encoding LysM domain-containing protein, which encodes MLLFRYIILPRLPISPLSPSPTLPLSPMTILLNCPVCDRTSIESNICPNCETDLTTLRMLAELPEVKPTQSLRLLLPWLILLPLLTLGLLLGSLFWLPRYQPQVNQSEILPPPETIIVESSPPQSDNCGGFYYTVTFGDSLSLIAQKFYANLDNWELIATANPLIQNRTDLLYVGETLFIPNLPQNCPLQE